One stretch of Candidatus Baltobacteraceae bacterium DNA includes these proteins:
- the glp gene encoding gephyrin-like molybdotransferase Glp — protein sequence MRAPGALLPGQTFDPSALLAPAQAILAYRSRVALAPLGIERVPLDASFDRILAQDAAADGRYPSHPRSTMDGFVVRSQDGLGERRIVGEIRMGQAPPASLGVGETMRIPTGGAVPDGADAVIPVEDTEERDGVMLPREMPVPGDAITPAGEDMEPGDLVLAAGRRIDGSAMSVLATLGFSEVPVFRRPRFAIISTGDELVDPSQKPGVGQVRDSNRYALAGALRELGVEPIHIPRASDEPGQTEDAIRGGLEVADGVLLTGGSSVGVRDLVPRVVDRLGEPGVVVHGLRVRPGKPTVLGAIGAKPVIGLPGNPTSAMMIFRTIAAPILRGMTGEVLRPSAKAFARAGSDFKGRAGWTWFIPVVVTAEGPNRTVSSLGIHSSHTSLLARANGFVVLPEDRPNVAQGEQIEVHTLSGGEI from the coding sequence ATGCGTGCACCAGGAGCGCTCCTACCCGGGCAAACCTTCGACCCGTCGGCACTTCTCGCGCCGGCGCAAGCGATTCTGGCCTACCGCTCGCGCGTTGCGCTGGCGCCGCTCGGCATTGAGCGCGTCCCCCTGGATGCCTCATTCGACCGGATTCTGGCGCAGGATGCTGCAGCCGATGGCCGTTATCCATCGCATCCGCGTTCGACGATGGACGGCTTCGTCGTGAGATCTCAAGACGGTCTCGGCGAGCGACGCATCGTCGGCGAGATCCGCATGGGACAGGCGCCGCCCGCCAGCCTCGGAGTGGGCGAGACGATGCGCATCCCGACCGGTGGTGCGGTCCCCGACGGCGCGGACGCGGTCATTCCGGTTGAAGATACGGAAGAACGCGATGGCGTGATGCTGCCGCGCGAAATGCCCGTTCCGGGCGACGCGATCACCCCGGCCGGTGAGGACATGGAGCCCGGCGATCTCGTGCTTGCGGCCGGACGCCGCATCGATGGATCGGCGATGAGCGTGCTCGCAACGCTGGGCTTCAGCGAGGTCCCCGTTTTCCGCCGGCCGCGTTTCGCGATTATCTCGACCGGCGACGAGCTCGTCGATCCGTCGCAGAAACCGGGCGTGGGACAGGTCCGCGATTCGAATCGTTACGCGTTAGCCGGCGCACTGCGTGAGCTCGGCGTCGAGCCGATTCACATCCCGCGCGCAAGCGACGAGCCCGGGCAAACCGAAGATGCAATTCGAGGCGGGCTCGAGGTTGCGGACGGCGTTCTTTTGACCGGAGGTTCCTCGGTTGGCGTTCGCGATTTGGTGCCGCGTGTGGTCGATCGTCTGGGTGAACCCGGCGTCGTCGTGCACGGCTTGCGCGTTCGTCCCGGCAAACCGACGGTGCTTGGGGCAATCGGTGCGAAGCCGGTGATCGGTCTTCCGGGAAATCCGACGTCCGCCATGATGATTTTTCGCACGATTGCGGCCCCGATTTTGCGCGGAATGACGGGTGAGGTGCTGCGTCCGTCAGCGAAGGCTTTCGCGCGTGCAGGAAGTGATTTCAAAGGAAGAGCGGGTTGGACGTGGTTTATCCCGGTCGTCGTGACGGCCGAAGGCCCGAATCGCACGGTCTCATCCCTTGGCATACATTCTTCGCATACGAGCTTGCTTGCGCGAGCCAACGGATTCGTCGTGCTCCCGGAAGATCGCCCGAATGTTGCACAAGGCGAGCAAATCGAGGTGCATACTCTCAGCGGCGGGGAAATCTAG
- a CDS encoding BON domain-containing protein, protein MRLRLTLCTGAMLLLASGCVHSSNTGVTITSPTVPPNATQTLKDGLLAAKIRAEVVSVDVDAATHLGVHVHNGDVSITGIVRNSTERSKIDVAVRKAGGVQQLHDEIRIDPKAQSFSSGDFAVAAHAAASLAAQTGINAASIRVSAENGVLTLRGKVPSLSIKTTAVESVEHLDGVKRVVDELRVGK, encoded by the coding sequence ATGCGTCTTCGACTAACACTCTGCACGGGTGCGATGCTGCTTCTTGCGAGCGGCTGCGTGCATTCTTCGAACACCGGCGTCACGATCACGTCGCCGACGGTCCCGCCCAATGCGACCCAAACGCTCAAGGACGGCTTGCTTGCAGCGAAGATTCGTGCGGAAGTCGTCTCCGTCGACGTCGATGCGGCGACGCATTTGGGCGTACACGTCCACAACGGCGATGTGTCGATCACCGGCATCGTGCGCAATTCTACCGAACGTTCGAAGATCGACGTCGCGGTTCGTAAGGCCGGCGGGGTGCAGCAGTTGCACGACGAGATTCGTATCGATCCAAAAGCGCAGTCGTTTTCGAGCGGCGATTTCGCGGTGGCCGCGCATGCCGCCGCATCGCTCGCCGCGCAAACCGGTATCAATGCCGCAAGCATTCGCGTGAGCGCCGAAAACGGCGTGCTCACGTTGCGTGGAAAGGTTCCGTCGCTGTCGATCAAAACGACGGCGGTGGAATCAGTCGAACATTTGGACGGCGTCAAACGCGTCGTCGACGAACTGCGTGTCGGCAAGTAG
- a CDS encoding aminotransferase class I/II-fold pyridoxal phosphate-dependent enzyme, giving the protein MSASRKTPSPAPLIAAVPKTTPFVAPEVLGRRYGHAKMLRLGANESAFGPSPHAIAAMREQAPHNSWYGDPESYDLRVALAKRLGCSPEHLMIGSGIDDLHSLVVRTFCAPGSVALETEGTYATFAYHVAASGVQLRTVPYRNDGSIDVEQLIDVARRERPKMIYLANPDNPSGTFIEPDLVAALRDALLPDQVLALDEAYADFVPPERLMMPLVDPQVVRMRTFSKAYGLAGARVGYAVCDPAIAQTFQNIRQHFGVNRNGQIAALASLDDDEFIRSVVAEVERGREEYYALAVRHGLRSVPSLTNFVCIEIGTKAEADAFLEEMLRRGVFLRKPSAPPLDGYVRVTVGTAEERRRFAEIFAEALASMPAARV; this is encoded by the coding sequence GTGTCGGCAAGTAGAAAAACCCCGTCACCGGCGCCGTTGATCGCCGCGGTTCCCAAGACGACGCCGTTCGTCGCACCGGAAGTTTTGGGCCGGCGCTACGGCCACGCGAAGATGCTCCGGCTAGGCGCGAATGAAAGCGCATTCGGCCCGTCGCCACACGCGATCGCGGCCATGCGCGAACAGGCGCCGCACAATTCATGGTACGGCGATCCGGAATCCTACGACTTGCGCGTCGCACTCGCAAAGCGGCTCGGCTGCAGCCCCGAGCATCTGATGATCGGATCGGGGATCGACGATCTGCACAGCCTGGTCGTGCGCACGTTTTGTGCACCCGGTTCCGTCGCGCTCGAGACGGAAGGCACGTATGCGACCTTCGCCTATCACGTCGCGGCTAGCGGCGTTCAGCTACGAACGGTGCCGTACCGTAACGACGGTTCGATCGATGTGGAGCAGCTGATCGACGTCGCGCGTCGCGAGCGCCCGAAGATGATCTATCTCGCCAATCCCGACAATCCGAGTGGAACGTTCATCGAGCCGGATCTCGTCGCCGCCTTGCGCGACGCGCTCTTGCCGGACCAGGTTCTCGCGCTGGATGAAGCCTACGCGGATTTCGTGCCGCCCGAACGCCTCATGATGCCACTCGTCGATCCGCAAGTCGTGCGCATGCGGACGTTTTCAAAAGCGTATGGACTCGCGGGTGCGCGTGTCGGCTACGCGGTCTGCGATCCCGCGATCGCTCAAACGTTCCAGAACATTCGCCAGCACTTCGGTGTGAATCGCAACGGACAGATCGCCGCGCTCGCATCGCTCGACGACGACGAGTTCATTCGCAGCGTCGTTGCCGAGGTCGAGCGCGGACGCGAAGAATACTACGCGCTGGCTGTGCGCCACGGTCTGCGCAGCGTCCCCTCCCTCACGAATTTCGTCTGCATCGAGATCGGCACCAAGGCCGAAGCCGATGCATTTCTCGAGGAGATGCTCCGGCGCGGCGTGTTCCTGCGCAAACCGAGCGCTCCGCCGCTCGACGGTTACGTGCGCGTTACGGTCGGCACGGCGGAAGAACGCCGCCGTTTCGCCGAGATTTTTGCCGAAGCGCTGGCCTCGATGCCGGCGGCGCGCGTCTAG
- a CDS encoding metallophosphoesterase family protein produces MRYAIVTDIHGNVEAFDVALARVGEGDVLWCLGDIVGYGPNPNECVDKVRERGGVTVMGNHDLAAIENFGVEWFNSAAQQAIKWTQGVLSPENGKWLATLDYEHREADYLLVHGAPHPDYFAYIADKDSARRSFESTDATLIFIGHTHLAEMYALAPDGTIAHRHFQYGGTAQFEEGYRYIINVGSVGQPRDLNPQASFGIYDSEKRSIEVIRFDYPIAAVQEKIECAHLPEVLARRLGMGR; encoded by the coding sequence GTGCGCTACGCAATCGTCACCGACATTCACGGCAACGTCGAAGCCTTCGACGTTGCGCTCGCGCGGGTTGGAGAAGGCGACGTGCTGTGGTGTCTGGGCGATATCGTCGGCTACGGTCCGAATCCGAACGAATGCGTCGACAAAGTGCGCGAGCGCGGCGGCGTGACCGTCATGGGCAATCACGATCTCGCCGCGATCGAAAATTTCGGCGTCGAATGGTTCAATTCGGCGGCCCAACAAGCGATCAAGTGGACGCAGGGCGTCCTTTCGCCCGAGAACGGCAAGTGGCTGGCGACGCTCGACTACGAACATCGAGAGGCAGATTATCTGCTCGTGCACGGAGCGCCGCATCCCGACTACTTTGCCTACATCGCCGATAAGGACAGCGCCCGCCGCTCGTTCGAATCGACGGATGCTACGCTGATCTTCATCGGTCACACGCATCTCGCCGAGATGTACGCGCTCGCGCCCGACGGTACGATCGCGCACCGGCACTTTCAGTACGGCGGTACCGCGCAGTTCGAAGAAGGCTACCGCTACATCATCAACGTCGGGAGCGTCGGGCAGCCACGCGATTTGAATCCGCAAGCCAGCTTCGGCATCTACGATTCGGAAAAGCGCAGCATCGAGGTCATCCGCTTCGACTATCCCATAGCTGCTGTGCAAGAGAAGATCGAGTGCGCGCACCTTCCCGAAGTCTTGGCGCGGCGGCTAGGGATGGGCCGTTGA